One Ovis aries strain OAR_USU_Benz2616 breed Rambouillet chromosome 24, ARS-UI_Ramb_v3.0, whole genome shotgun sequence genomic window, GGCTCAGGAGGGAGCATATGGCCTCAGTTAACTTTAGCCTCACAAATATCCTGTTCTGAGGACAAAGCAAGTGAAGAAGCCTCAGCAGCTATGTCCTTGGACAGCTACATCATGCCCCGTGCCTCCCAGACTGGTGTGGTCTCCAAAAAGGAGTATGATGCCAGGACCAGCCTCACAGTGAGGGGGTGAGCCCTCGTGCACCCAGGCCCCACGAGTGCTCAGGAAAAGGCAGTTCTAGGGGCCTTTATGTGGGTTCCCTTGAGTCTCAGTGATGGGCAGGCAGGTGCGGTGCTCTCTAAAGGTGTTCTCTGAGGCAGGTAGGGGAGGGCTGAAAGTACATATATTCTTCCTAAGCTAGGCCAGGCTGCAAGTATCTGCATGTATCCAAGAGAAAGTATCTGTTCCTCTGATTTGAACAAAGGCACTCTACGGACTGGCAGCACCTCAGCCATCTTGCAGGTGAACACTGTCACAGAGCAGTGAGGTGATTGGTTTTCCCCATGACCCCCAGTTGTGACATACGTTGTGGTGACTGCACCTTGGGTGGCAGCACCTCAGGTATGGAACAGCCATTTTGATGAGGGCTGTGCTGTGGACTGAAGACAGGCTGCTTCTACTCACAAAAGTGCACTTCTGGGCTGGCGGGGGGCAGTGTTGTTTCCTTGTGTAGAGAGtggtctccccaccccaccaaagTGGCTGCTTAGGTAGGGAGGTGTGGTAAGTGTCCGATGTTAAATGGCACCTTTCAGACCATTTCCAAAGAATGGGGAGAGGTGGTAAGAGACTCAGATTGTGTCTTGGAAGATGAATTGGTTATTAGGCTGGGGGTTATTAGGCTGGGCCGGGTGTCTTTAGCACTGCTGACGTTGGGGCTGGATGATTCTGGGGGAGGTTGTCTTCTGCACCGCAGCCATGTTTAGCATCGCCAGCTCCTGGTAGGTTGTCTCTCCACTAGAGGCCAGTTTCAGCTGAGTAGGGAGCCTAATTGGTTGAGATCCTGAGCCAGGTGGAGAGGTTTTTCATGCAGAAGAAAAAGTGCGGTTCATTTTGCTGTGCTGAGGTCACAGCAAGAACAAGACAGGGAAAGCTTCCTGGGACCCGCTGTTCCTAGTAGAGCAGTGGCCATGAGAAACAGAGCATTCCCAATTGGTGGTTGTGTGTCCTGGGCGCTGGGAACATTGAAGGACTGTATAGGGTGCCTGGGGAAGGTTTCTCTGAAGAGGGAAGAGGTGGTATCTGAATGCCCTTGGGTGCCTGGAGGCAGCAGCCATTCTAAGTGGCAGAGGGCAAGGCAAGAAAAAGTTTGATGTGGGAACATGGGGAGCATAGGAAACATGAGGAGCAATATGTCTTGATGCGAAGCAGGGAGAAGTGTGAAGGGAATGGAGGAGATTGTAGGTGGATGCAGATAAACCCGGAGGCTCATTCAGGGAGACAGAGTAAGGATGAGGGCCCCCCGCAtggccaggctgggggagggcagcGGAGGCCACCCCAACTCCAGCGAGgccccctttcctctcccctaGATGAGGCATTCGAGGCCCTGCGCATCGAGCCCTTCTCCAGCCCACCTGAGCTGCCGGACGTGATGAAGCCACAGGACTCAGGAAGCAGCGCCAACGAACAGGCTGTGCAGTGAGAGGCCTCCCCAAACTGTCCCCCCTTAATAAAAGATTTGGGCGTCCATCTGGTTGCTGCCTCTTTCTGCACCCTCTCCTGTGTCAGGCGTGCCCCTTCCTGGTGTGTGGCCCACCCtcagcctcttccagcccagccttctCAGCCTGGGGACAGAAAGGTCTTCCGCTTTGTTTCTTCAGGGCAGCACCCCCCTTGGGGGCAGGGGACACAGCCAGAAAGCAAAGGCAGCTCCTCTCCtagccctcccacccccaataaAGTTTGTAGACCCAATTCctgcatttctcatttttatttgacaGAAAAAGTTGCTCTTGctgtacagattttaaaaaaccaaaatgccTTTAAGAAACGTGAAGAAAAGTTGGGGGGAGGGGCCACAACCTCACTGGGAGGCCAAGAGGAGCCAACTGATTTCAACTCCCCTTCCTTCTGGGTGTAACTCACACAGGTCTGCTAGTTCCAAACCATCATCCCCCCCAGGAACTCGGGGTTCAAGGGGGGCAGTGCCTCCGAAGTCCTTTCTGAGTCAAAACCTGGGAGTCCCAAACCGTATCCTCCCCTCCCACAAATCCCATTCTCATTCCCAACCCACCCCAAACCCCCCAAAACATGTGAACCAGGAAAAACTCACAGAGATTAACATTtcacagaacaaagaaaaaaaggagggagggaaataaGGGAGCCCTCCCCAACGGGATGCTGCCAGGGTTGGGGGGGAGGGCAGACAAGGACCCCTTTCCCCCAGCTCTGTTGGGAAAAAAGGAGGGCACGCCCCGCAGCTCCAGAACTTGGGGCAGGATGGAATTCCCCTGAAAGGATTCACGGAGACCTGAAACAGAGGAGAGTCATCAACGCAGAGGCCCAGGCAGCCCCACGGCCCAGCCCCAGAGTGTGACAAGGACTCACCTTGAGGAGCGGTGCCGCACGGGGCGGGGGCTGGGCGTCTCCTTCCTGCGCTTGTGACCCGGGGAGCGGCTGTCCCCACGCTGGCTTCTCCGGGAACCCCGCTCGCTGCTGCTGCAATGGAGAACCGTCATGAGACCACACACAGCACACCACCAACACCTGGTACCCTGGAACCTGAAAACTTCATTCTGCAGGAATCAGCTGCTAGAGCGGGCTATCGCAGGAGAGCAGTGGCAACTGTACCTCTGCTGGTCCCGCGGCgagggctggggtgaggggcgGCGGCGCTCAGCAGGCGAGTAGCTGAGGGACCGGGAATCCCGGAGGGAGTCTATTGGCTTCCGGGGGCTGCGGGACCTGGGGATCAGAGCAGGTCGCCATAGTGCCTCACTCTTCCAAACTCAGCAGCCAACACTCAGgaccacctccaccccaccccaggtccTGACCGCCAAACCTCATACCACACAGGGCCAACCTCAGACCCACCTTCATCTGCTCACTCACCCATCCGCCCGCACACCATCCACCGAGTCCCCCAACAGGCGGGGCACGGGGTGCAGCGGGGGACGCAAAGATAAAGACAGTCCCTGCCCTTGGAGGGACTCAGTCTGATGGTGAAGGGAGGCCAAGGGAGGCTCGCTGTGCCCCATGTGTGGGAAGCAGCCCCACAGTTGTACACAGGATGTACACGGGGTCTGGGGACCCAGGGGAGGGAAGacaagggcagggcagggaaggggcagggcagTCTTCTCGAAGGTGCTGTTTGAGCGGAGTCTTGCAGAACGAGGAGTTCACCAGGCGGacaagggaattccaggcagGAGGAACAGCATGTCCAAAGGCATGGGGTTCTCCTTAGACTGCAAGGCGCTGTTGAGTGTGGCTGGAGCACAGGGCATGTGTGGGGGCGGGCAGGAGAGGAGAACACAGGGCAGGCAAGGCCAGTTGGTGAAGAGCCTCACACGCCATTCCCGCAGAGGTGGGGCTTTTTCCTGCAGGCCACAGGGCGTCCCGGAAGGATTTGTGGAGTGAAGGGAGTAACCAGATGTGCGGTTTTAGAAAGATCCCTCTGGCTACGTGTGGAAGAGAATGGCgtggaggcagggagacaggGAAGAGGCTGTGGACAGAGTCGGGAGAAGATGACGGTGGCCAGACCAGAGCCCTGGTAACAGTAACAGGCTGACTTAAAAACTAGAATCCCTCAGACCTGGGACCAGGTTGTATGTCACgggcagggagaggaaggaacCTAGGACTCCCCAGTTCTGGCTCACGCACCCGCTTGGATGGCGCAGCCCTCCGCCAGCACAGGGCACAAGAGGAgcaggcagggagaggagagCCCAACTCCTCCTGTACGAGCAGACACACCCAGGGTCACACCCCACCCTTGTGTCCAGCAAGGCAGCACTCACCTCCGCTCACCAGGGGGTGGCTTCTTGGGGCTTGCAGGTTTGGGCAAGGCCTGAGGGCCAGGCTtagcaggggagggggaggaagaagtagaggaggaggaggaggaggaggatgaggaggaggaagaggaggaggaggaagaggaggaggaggaggaggaggaagaggaggaggaggagctggaacTGGAGCTGCTAGAACGCCTCTTCCGCTTGGCTGGGGCTGGCTCCTGAGGACGGCCCTCTCGAACAGCCTCcttgggggctggggcagggctggggacccTGTGGGAGAATAAAGTGTCACGTGGAGACGAGCTGCCCCAGCCCCAACCCTACCTTCCTTGGCCTGGAGGAAcggcagtgggggaggggtgctgaGGAAGGCCCTGGGAGCTCTCCGAGCCGAGAGCTGAGCCTGAGCTGGGAGCCTGTGAGCGCATTCTCTGGAGAGCGTGGCCCCAGCCGACCCAACCTCTGCTAACACAAGCAACAGGCTGGGGCCCGCAGCAAAAGGGATCAAGGTTAAACCTCAAGAATGTCCCTGAAGGAGGAATAAGGCCCCTGGGCTCAGGTGTGGAAGCCGAGCTGGGTGGTCTCCGTCCACGGAGAGGAGAGCCGCAGCTTGGGGAGGCCACCGTGTGTGCGGgttggctgggggaggggccgtcctgcctggaggcagggagagggatAGGATGACCTCTGAAGATCCTTCCAGCCCAGGGAGTTCCTCTTGAGGTCTAACTGCCATCCCTCCTGCTGTAAAATTAAGTCCATTTCCTCTAGTTCTGTCCTCTGTAGAGACGGAAAACTTATCATTATCCTCTAGAGAATTAACCTTCGGAGACTTTTACCTGTCCCATCCCTCCCCCCGTTaacccccaccccagcattctcTTCTACCCCCAACTTAAGGGTCAGGGTCCCATACCTCCTCTCAAAGAGCAAAGAACCTCTGGACAGGGattctccctccccactcccaccaacCATCCCTGAAGCCTTCCCCGTACAAGACTTCTACGAGTCCCCTCACCTCTTCAGTGCTACCTCAGGTTGCGCAGGAAGGCTAGAGCCCTCCGAGTCACTAGAGCTggagccagaggaggaggaggaggaggacgaggacgaCGACGAGGACGACGAGGAGCTGGAGGACGAGGAGGACGAGGAACTCCGCCGCTCCTTGGCTGGCTGCAGGGCAGCCAGTGTGGAAGGCTGCTGGGCCCCCGCACAGGCGGGTGGTTCCCCGCCCTCTGAGTGGGACACCTCGGGGACAGGGCCAGAGAGCATGCCATTGTGGTCACCAGCAGAGGACGTGGTCTTTGCCACCGTCCCGGAGGAAAGGGACTGAGACCCCGCTACAGGGGTGGTCTGGGCAAGCAAAGATCGAGATTGGTCAGAAAAAGCAGATGGCACAGGGGACCTAGGCCGATCCTGAGCTGGAGGAAGAGCAGACTGTGAGGGAGCCTGGACCATTCTAGAAGCAGGAGAGGGAGCCCGCTCAGAGGTCACTCTAGACTGGCTTGGGGCAGATGGCGGGGTTCTGGAGCCTGGGCCCCCTGGTGGGGTTCTGGACCTGGCTCGGTCAAGGAGTGGTGGTGAGGTTCTCCCACTAACACGCTCATAAGCAGAGAGGGGCACCCTGGGGCTGGTGAGGTTTGCACCAGACAAGGCTGGAGCCATTCTAGCACTAGTGAGGTTTGCAGGGGCCAAGGCTGGAGGGGTTCTTGAGCTGGCGATATTCACAGGTGCTGTGGCATGTGCAGACCTAGGACCCaccaggtttgcaggggctggagCCTGGGGTGCTCTGGAGCTGGACGGATAGTTTGCAGCAGTTGGAGCTGTGCCAGAACCCGTGAGACTCAGAGCTGCCAAAGCAGCGGGGGTTCTGGCTCCTGCTAGGTTCACAGCTGGGGCTGTGGGAGTACGAGGGTCAGCGAGGTTCACAGCCGAAGGTGCCACCGCTGTTCTGGGGCTGGCCAAGTTcatggctgctgctgcagctggtgTTCTGGAGTCAGCCAGGTTGACTGCTGAGGGGAGGGCAGGTGTCCTGGCACTGGCCAGGTTCATGGCTGCTGCAGAGGCTGCAGGGATCCTGCTGGCAAGACTGGCCGCAGGGGCCGTTCGGAGACTCATGAGAGGCACTGGAGCTGGAACCTGGGACATTCTCGCAGCAAGGCCAGCTGCagacatggacggaggaggccgAGCGGTGCCAAGGCTGATGGCCGTCAGAGCAAGTGCAATTCTTGACTGAGCATGGTTTTCAGGTACAGATGCTCTTGGGTGATCAGGAATTCGGGGACCTGGACCATCCATCATGGAACCGCCAGCTTGCTGCAGGACAGACATGGGTGTTCTGGAGCTGCCGAGGGGCTCAAGTACTCCAGGTGACCTACAGCGGTCAAGAGGAGTTGGTGACATGCTAGGACGGCTGAAGCAGCCCATTCTGGAGCTATTGAGAGCTACAGGAGGTGTCCGAGAACCAGAATGGTTTCTTGTTGCTGGAGGAGTAGCAGAACGTGATCGATCGGAACTGCTTCCAGAGGCAGAACGTCTGCGGATGGCCGGAGGAGATCTTGTTAAGGACCGTTTGCCCCGAGTTGTTCGTGGAGTACGGGATCGGGAACGGCGGCGAATAGCAAGTGGCGAGCGACTTCGAGAGCGCTTGCGTGGCAGCAATGGGGTTCGAGACCTGGAGCGGCGCCGAATAGCTGGAGGAGTTCGGGACCTAGATCGGCGGCGTGTCACTGGAGAGGTTCGAGAGCGAGACCTCCTTCGAGTTACTGGAGAAGTGCGAGATCGTGATCTCCTTCGGGTGACTGGGGATGTTCTGGATCTCGATCTCCTGCGAGTGATAGGGGAGGTTCGGCTTCGAGATCGCCTTCTGGTTACTGGTGGAGTCCTAGATCTGGACCTTCTTCGAGTCACTGGTGGCGTTCTAGAACGAGAGCGCCGGCGGGTCGGTGTCCTGGACCTTGAACGTCGGCGGGTTACTGGTGGTGTTCTGGACCTAGATCGCCTTCGACTCACAGGCGAAGCTCTTGATCGGGATCTTCGTCTAGTCACTGATGTCCGAGACCTGGATCGTCTCCGACTGACTGGTGAGGTCCGAGACCTGGACCTCCGTCGGCTAACCAGGGGTGTTCTGGACCTGGATCGCCGGTGGGTAGCTGGAGAAGCCCGAGACCTGGAGCGTTTCCACGGTGCTGGTGATGTGCGTGAGCGGGAACGCTTCCGACTGGTTGGGGGCGTCCGAGAGCGACCTCTGCGACGTCGAGAGGAggttctggaactctcctgccgAGCAGGAGATCTTGAATGGTAACCAGAGCCTCCCCTCCGACGGCGAGTAACCCGAGACCTCGACCGGCTCCGCTGTCTTCTCCGAGAGGTTGACTGAGATGATCCAGACCTATCCCGACGTCGGGTGGCCCTGGTTTTCTCCCTCCTCGAGCGGGAACGGGACCTCTGGAGCCCACGAGGCTTTGGTGAAGGAGAACGGCCTCTCCTTGAAGCTGTCTTAGTGCGTGGAGAGGATGCTGAACGCCGCCGGCGTGAGGATCTCGACTTTTCAGCTGGCTCTGGGGAAGATACTGAGGGACTTCTTCGGCGTCTTGGGGGCGTTCTAGAGCGGGTCTCTGGTGAAGATGACGCAGAACGGCTCCTACGGGAGAGCCGGGCCTTCCTAGTCACCTCAGGAGATGACCGGGAGCTGCGACGGCGCGGCGGAGTACGAGACTTAGTCTTGGGCTCTGGTGATGACCGAGAGCTTCTTCTAGCAGTTCTGGATTTGGGAGGATGTTCTGGAGAGGACTCAGAACTGCTGCTTCCTTCAGGAGAAGGCCCTCTGCCTTTGCTTGATGAACCTGATCTGCTTCGTCTTGGAAGGACTCGAGGGGCAGGAGCCTTGGGTTCAGGAGAGGAATCAGAACCACTCTGTGCCCTGGGTGCTGCTCTTGGCTTCTCTTTAACCTCAGGGGATGAGCCAGACCTACTACGCCGAGGAGAAGGCCGGGATTTGCTGTCCACCTCCGGAGAAGATCCAGAGTGACTCCTCTGCCTGAGTGGCATTCGTGTATTAGCTTTAGAATCTGGAGAAGAGTCTGACTCACTTCTCTCCTGAGGGGATGCACTGGGTTTCCCATCGAGTTCCTGAGAAGATCCAGACCGACGTCTCTGCCCAAGAGGTGTCCTAGCCACAGTCTTCTGTTCAACTGATGACTCTGAcccacttctctctctctggggGGTAAGACACTTATTGTTGAGCTCCGGGGAAGATGGAGAACGACTCCTTGGCCTAGGGGTCTGAGGCAAAGCTTTTGGTTCTGGAGAGGAATCACATTCACTTCTCCCCCTGGATGGTGTTCTAGGTATATCTTTCATTCCGGGAGATGACCCAGATAGGCTGTGCCTGGAGGGAGTCCCAGATCCATCTCTAAGTCCTGGGGAAGACCCAGACCTGCTTCTCCTTGAGGGAGTTCTGGGTAAGCCATCTTTCAGTTCAGGAGAAGACGCAGAACTACTTCTTTCCCTTGAAGGGGTTCTGGGTATAGCTTCAAGCACTGGTGAAGACACACTCTGGTTTGAAGACATTCCTGCTTTTTCCACCACATCTGGGGATAACTCAGAGCTGCTGTGTCTGGAGGACCTTGTTGATTGTTCTTTCACATCTAGAGATGGATCTGTCTCTAGCTGATTAGGAAAAGGTCCATTCAAATCTTTACCCTCAGGAGAAAATCCAGTATTCATTTCTGCAACAGGGCCTCCTGAGTTTCTAAATTCTAAAGGTGATCCAAAGCTATTCTCCCTGGGGGGAGAGTTTGACAGTTCTTTATGTTCTGGAGAAAAGTGTGGCCCGCTCCAAGCTGGGGCCATTGCAGGGACTTCTTCCGAAGAAGCCTGCAACTGGCTTTGGTCAAGAGTCAAAGGTACAGCAGGCATTTCTATTTCTGGAGATGATTCAACATTACTTCCAGCAATCTCTTTAAGTTCTGGAGACAAATGCGGCAGGACTTGGTTTGATGATTCTTCAGATTTCTCTACTACCTCCATTAATTCTTCATCTTGGCTTGGCTTAACTAATGTAGAACTTTGGTCTTTTGTATCTGGAGATGACCTAACACCACCTTTTTCCCTTGATGGAGTTCTAGGGGTATCTCTGAGTACTGGTGAGGACTCAGGCCTATTCTGCACTGGAGGAGGACTCAATTTGTCTCTTGGTCTTGGAGGTGATGCACTAACATCCTCTTGCAGGAATAAGccagttttttcttttgattcGGAAGGCTCTAATCTGCTCTGTCCCAGAAGAGATTTAGAGTCTATGGCAGGATATGAGAAAGAGTCGGACTGGGACCTGCTCTGTTCTGGAGATATTTCAGACTTCAGCCTAGGACTTGCTGACAATTCACCTCTTGTTGGAGATCTGGGTGCCAGCTCAGCGACTGGAGATGAGGGCCTAGAGCAGCTGCCCTTAGGAGGTGTTTGAGATTTGCTCTGCAGATATGGAGATTCAGAATGACTTGGTCTCATTTCTGGGCTTGAAGTACCAGATCTGGAGTCTGGTGAAGTTGGAGATTGTCCTTTCTGTTGCAGAAATGAGGGTGGCGTGCTAGACTTGCCTCCTGGACAGAGGGAGAAGGATTCAGAGCAACTTTGTGCTAGTGAATCTTTAGACTTCTCTTGGGAACATGGGGACTTTGATCCAAGATTATGCCCTGGTGGAGTCTGGGGCTTTGCTTTGGGGCACGGCGAAGTAGACCCTGAGTGACTCTGTCTTGGTGGTGTCCCAGGTTTCACTTTGGTATCTGGAGAGGAAGATCTAGAATGACTGTGTCTTTGCAACAATCTAGATTCTGTCTTAGAGCATGGAGACACTGATCTGCTTTGCCTTGGAGGTGTTTTAGATGTCATCCTACTAGGACTTGGAGAAGAGAAGCCAGAATGGCTTTGGACTGGTGATGTTATTGCCTTCACTTTGGGTTGTGGAGATGACGACCCAGATCGGCTCCGTCTTGGAGGTGTGCCAGATTTCACCCTAGAAGGAGAAGACCCAGAGCAACTGTGTCTTGAAGGGGTCCTAGACTTCACCTCAGGGTCAGGTGATGATTCAGAACGGCTCCGTCTCTGTGGCGTTGCAGACTCTTCATTTACCTGGGGACTTGTTACGGACCCTTGCCTTGGTGGTGTTCCAGACTTTGCTTTAGGTTGAGGAGATGAACTGGAATGACTTTGCCTTGATGGTGTTTTAGATTTCTGATTACCAGGCGGAGAAGAACCAGAGCGACTTCGTCTCAGTGGCGTTCTAGATTTAGCTTTGCGTTGGGATGATCCAGAACGACTGCGCCTTGGTGGTGTCTGAGACTTTTGTTTTGGGCATGGAGAGGACTCTGAAAGGCTTCGCCTCACAGACAAACGGGATTTTGCTTTGGACCTTGGTGAAGAGAGAGACCTGCTCCGCCTAGAAGAAAGCCGCGATTTCTTCATTTCTGGACTTGAGTTGGACCTGCTCCTTCTCTGGGATGTGCGGGATTTGTTCTTCCGCTCTGATGATGAGCCAGACCTGCCCCTTCTTTGTGGTGTTCTAGAGTGAGATCTTCCCCGTCTAACTAGGCTTCTACTACGGGATCTTCCCCGTCTTGCTGGTGTCCTAGACTGAGATCTCCCTCTCCTGTTTGGGGTTCTAGAGCGTGACCGGCCACTTCGTCTAGTTGGTGTTCTAGAGCGTGACCGCCCACTTCGTCTTGCTGGTGTTCTAGAGCGTGAGCGCCCACGCCTGGCTGGGGTTCTGGAACGTGACCTGCCACTTCTCCTGGCTGGTGATCTACTACGAGACCTCCGTCGTACAGGTGATCGGGTCCTAGATCTGCGCCTTGCAGGTGTTCTAGACCGAGACCTGCCTCTCCGGGCAGGTGTTCTAGATCGTGACCTCCGCCTGGCAGGTGTTCTAGATCGTGACCTCCGCCTCGCGGGTGTTCTAGACCGAGACCTGCCTCTCCGGGCAGGTGTTCTAGAACGAGATCTACCCCTAGTTGCAGGGGATCTAGAGTGTGACCTGCCTCGTCTTGCTGATCTAGACCTGCCTCTTCTCTGTGTATTTCTGCTCCTGGACCAGCCTGGTCGCTGAGGAGACCTAGAGCGGCCACGTCGCTGGGGGCTTCTAGATCGTCCCCACCTCTGTGCAGAACGTGACCTACGCCACTGAGGTGACCGGGACCGAGAATGACCTCTCTTGGTAGGGGTTCGAGACCGAGACCGCCCCCTCTTATTGGTGGTAGGACTACGGGACCTCCCCACCCTACGGGAAGGAGTATGAGAATGTGACTTAGCCCGTTTTGCTCGGCCATGAGAGCGACTCTTGGATGCAGGAGAGGAACTCTCTCGGCGGGACCCAGGAGCTGGTGCCGGTTTAGGGCTTTCAGGGGAAGAGCTGGCATGCCGAGAAACTTTGGTAGGTTGAGGGGATGGTGGGCAGCTCTCTGAAGAAGATTGgggaggtttctcaggagacttaGGTGGTGAATGACCCTGGGCTGGAGAAGCCTCAGAAGGGGGGTTCACTGGCTCCTGACTTAAGGGGGTTGTTGCAAGGGGTTGTGGGGAGCCGCCATGTTGCTCAGCAAGGAGC contains:
- the SRRM2 gene encoding serine/arginine repetitive matrix protein 2 isoform X8 — its product is MLLEKDVNPGGKEENPGQRPAVTETHQLAELNEKKNERLRAAFGISDSYVDGSSFDPQRRAREAKQPAPEPPKPYSLVRESSSSRSPTPKQKKKKKKKDRGRRSESSSPRRERKKSSKKKKHRSESESKKRKHRSPTPKSKRKSKDKKRKRSRSTTPAPKSRRAHRSTSADSASSSDTSRSRSRSAAAKTHTTALAGQSPSPALGHRGEGDVPPREPGTTSIGQPSPEPSTKQPSSPSEDKDKKEKSAVRPSPSPERSNTGPEPPAPTLLLAEQHGGSPQPLATTPLSQEPVNPPSEASPAQGHSPPKSPEKPPQSSSESCPPSPQPTKVSRHASSSPESPKPAPAPGSRRESSSPASKSRSHGRAKRAKSHSHTPSRRVGRSRSPTTNKRGRSRSRTPTKRGHSRSRSPQWRRSRSAQRWGRSRSPQRRGRSRSPQRPGWSRSRNTQRRGRSRSARRGRSHSRSPATRGRSRSRTPARRGRSRSRTPARRRSRSRTPARRRSRSRTPARRGRSRSRTPARRRSRTRSPVRRRSRSRSPARRSGRSRSRTPARRGRSRSRTPARRSGRSRSRTPTRRSGRSRSRTPNRRGRSQSRTPARRGRSRSRSLVRRGRSHSRTPQRRGRSGSSSERKNKSRTSQRRSRSNSSPEMKKSRLSSRRSRSLSSPRSKAKSRLSVRRSLSESSPCPKQKSQTPPRRSRSGSSQRKAKSRTPLRRSRSGSSPPGNQKSKTPSRQSHSSSSPQPKAKSGTPPRQGSVTSPQVNEESATPQRRSRSESSPDPEVKSRTPSRHSCSGSSPSRVKSGTPPRRSRSGSSSPQPKVKAITSPVQSHSGFSSPSPSRMTSKTPPRQSRSVSPCSKTESRLLQRHSHSRSSSPDTKVKPGTPPRQSHSGSTSPCPKAKPQTPPGHNLGSKSPCSQEKSKDSLAQSCSESFSLCPGGKSSTPPSFLQQKGQSPTSPDSRSGTSSPEMRPSHSESPYLQSKSQTPPKGSCSRPSSPVAELAPRSPTRGELSASPRLKSEISPEQSRSQSDSFSYPAIDSKSLLGQSRLEPSESKEKTGLFLQEDVSASPPRPRDKLSPPPVQNRPESSPVLRDTPRTPSREKGGVRSSPDTKDQSSTLVKPSQDEELMEVVEKSEESSNQVLPHLSPELKEIAGSNVESSPEIEMPAVPLTLDQSQLQASSEEVPAMAPAWSGPHFSPEHKELSNSPPRENSFGSPLEFRNSGGPVAEMNTGFSPEGKDLNGPFPNQLETDPSLDVKEQSTRSSRHSSSELSPDVVEKAGMSSNQSVSSPVLEAIPRTPSRERSSSASSPELKDGLPRTPSRRSRSGSSPGLRDGSGTPSRHSLSGSSPGMKDIPRTPSRGRSECDSSPEPKALPQTPRPRSRSPSSPELNNKCLTPQRERSGSESSVEQKTVARTPLGQRRRSGSSQELDGKPSASPQERSESDSSPDSKANTRMPLRQRSHSGSSPEVDSKSRPSPRRSRSGSSPEVKEKPRAAPRAQSGSDSSPEPKAPAPRVLPRRSRSGSSSKGRGPSPEGSSSSESSPEHPPKSRTARRSSRSSPEPKTKSRTPPRRRSSRSSPEVTRKARLSRRSRSASSSPETRSRTPPRRRRSPSVSSPEPAEKSRSSRRRRSASSPRTKTASRRGRSPSPKPRGLQRSRSRSRREKTRATRRRDRSGSSQSTSRRRQRSRSRSRVTRRRRGGSGYHSRSPARQESSRTSSRRRRGRSRTPPTSRKRSRSRTSPAPWKRSRSRASPATHRRSRSRTPLVSRRRSRSRTSPVSRRRSRSRTSVTRRRSRSRASPVSRRRSRSRTPPVTRRRSRSRTPTRRRSRSRTPPVTRRRSRSRTPPVTRRRSRSRTSPITRRRSRSRTSPVTRRRSRSRTSPVTRRRSRSRTSPVTRRRSRSRTPPAIRRRSRSRTPLLPRKRSRSRSPLAIRRRSRSRTPRTTRGKRSLTRSPPAIRRRSASGSSSDRSRSATPPATRNHSGSRTPPVALNSSRMGCFSRPSMSPTPLDRCRSPGVLEPLGSSRTPMSVLQQAGGSMMDGPGPRIPDHPRASVPENHAQSRIALALTAISLGTARPPPSMSAAGLAARMSQVPAPVPLMSLRTAPAASLASRIPAASAAAMNLASARTPALPSAVNLADSRTPAAAAAMNLASPRTAVAPSAVNLADPRTPTAPAVNLAGARTPAALAALSLTGSGTAPTAANYPSSSRAPQAPAPANLVGPRSAHATAPVNIASSRTPPALAPANLTSARMAPALSGANLTSPRVPLSAYERVSGRTSPPLLDRARSRTPPGGPGSRTPPSAPSQSRVTSERAPSPASRMVQAPSQSALPPAQDRPRSPVPSAFSDQSRSLLAQTTPVAGSQSLSSGTVAKTTSSAGDHNGMLSGPVPEVSHSEGGEPPACAGAQQPSTLAALQPAKERRSSSSSSSSSSSSSSSSSSSSSSSSSGSSSSDSEGSSLPAQPEVALKRVPSPAPAPKEAVREGRPQEPAPAKRKRRSSSSSSSSSSSSSSSSSSSSSSSSSSSSSSSSSSSSSTSSSPSPAKPGPQALPKPASPKKPPPGERSLFPVSLPPRHSLPHVARGIFLKPHIWLLPSLHKSFRDALWPAGKSPTSAGMACEALHQLALPALCSPLLPAPTHALCSSHTQQRLAV